The following are encoded in a window of Stigmatella erecta genomic DNA:
- a CDS encoding ArsR/SmtB family transcription factor, with protein MHTEPGVFGAISHPARRRMLDLLAGGDRPVNAIAENFEMSRPAVSQHLRVLLDAGLVTEQRHGRERRYRLVPEQLGPVRDWLAHYERFWDDNFTRLRRHLEKGNER; from the coding sequence ATGCACACGGAACCCGGGGTGTTTGGAGCGATCAGCCATCCGGCGCGGCGCCGCATGCTCGACCTGCTGGCCGGCGGCGACCGCCCGGTGAATGCGATCGCCGAGAACTTCGAGATGAGCCGCCCGGCGGTGTCTCAGCACCTGCGCGTGCTCCTGGATGCGGGCCTCGTCACCGAGCAACGGCACGGCAGGGAACGGCGGTACCGCCTCGTGCCGGAGCAACTGGGGCCGGTGCGCGACTGGCTCGCTCACTACGAGCGGTTCTGGGACGACAACTTCACCCGCCTGCGGCGGCACCTCGAGAAGGGCAACGAGCGATGA
- the ureA gene encoding urease subunit gamma codes for MHLSPRDIEKLMLHQAGFLAQKRLARGLQLNYPEAVALISTQLLEFIRDGQMSVSELMDLGRKLLGRAQVMEGVPEMVSEVLVEGTFPDGTKLVAVQHPIELEQGDMSLALYGSFLPVLPLRWPQERSTKEARMVPGQVLFQSEPIVINPGRDAITLKVVNRGDRPIQVGSHYHFIETNKDLVFDRARAYGRRLNIKAGTAERFEKDQEKTVSLVPIAGAQIIRGGNNLASGPVTPENQQRAMEQVIARGFGHQEET; via the coding sequence ATGCACCTGTCGCCGCGTGACATCGAGAAGCTGATGTTGCACCAAGCGGGATTCCTGGCTCAGAAGCGTCTGGCGCGGGGCCTGCAACTCAACTACCCCGAGGCGGTGGCGCTCATCTCCACCCAATTGCTCGAGTTCATCCGCGATGGCCAGATGAGCGTATCCGAGCTGATGGACCTGGGGCGCAAGCTGCTGGGCCGCGCGCAGGTGATGGAGGGCGTGCCGGAGATGGTCTCGGAGGTCCTGGTCGAGGGAACCTTCCCGGATGGCACGAAGCTGGTAGCGGTGCAGCACCCCATCGAGCTCGAGCAGGGGGACATGTCGCTGGCCCTCTATGGCAGCTTCCTGCCGGTGTTGCCGCTGCGCTGGCCGCAGGAGCGCTCCACGAAAGAGGCGCGGATGGTGCCGGGCCAGGTGCTCTTCCAGTCCGAGCCCATTGTGATCAACCCAGGCCGGGATGCCATCACCCTGAAAGTCGTCAACCGGGGAGACCGCCCCATCCAGGTGGGCAGCCATTATCACTTCATCGAGACGAACAAGGATCTCGTCTTCGACCGGGCCCGGGCGTATGGGCGGCGGCTGAACATCAAGGCGGGGACGGCGGAGCGCTTCGAGAAAGATCAGGAGAAGACGGTCTCGTTGGTGCCCATTGCCGGCGCGCAGATCATTCGAGGCGGCAATAACCTGGCCTCGGGGCCTGTGACACCGGAGAACCAGCAGCGCGCCATGGAGCAGGTGATCGCCCGCGGGTTTGGGCACCAGGAGGAAACATGA
- a CDS encoding SDR family NAD(P)-dependent oxidoreductase, which produces MPPTPRALITGASAGIGRSYAEQLAKTGHSLVLVARRADRLNALADELRRGHGVEVEVLPADLSTAEGVGVVAARIGGEPPIDLLVNNAGYASRGRVAELNADALEEMLRVNIIALSRLSVAAMKRMVELGRGRIINVASGTVFMQLPGNAGYGASKNYVMGFTRTMQAEAQGTGVQVQLLIPGVIATEFHEVAGNNLSNFPPERVMQAGDLVAASLRALEMNEPVCIPSLPDIKDWDAYVAAERALTPQVSRDRVAPRYQRGS; this is translated from the coding sequence ATGCCCCCCACTCCCCGCGCGTTGATCACAGGTGCCTCTGCTGGCATCGGGCGCAGCTATGCCGAGCAGCTCGCCAAAACCGGCCATTCCCTCGTGCTGGTCGCCCGCCGTGCTGACCGGCTGAATGCGCTCGCCGATGAGCTGCGGCGTGGCCATGGCGTCGAGGTGGAGGTGCTCCCGGCGGACCTTTCGACCGCCGAGGGGGTGGGCGTGGTCGCCGCACGGATCGGGGGCGAGCCACCCATCGATCTTCTCGTCAACAACGCGGGCTACGCATCGCGCGGCCGGGTCGCGGAGTTGAACGCGGACGCGCTCGAAGAGATGCTGCGCGTCAACATCATTGCCCTCAGCCGTCTCTCCGTGGCCGCGATGAAGCGCATGGTGGAGCTGGGACGTGGCCGGATCATCAACGTGGCGTCGGGCACCGTGTTCATGCAGTTGCCCGGCAATGCCGGCTACGGCGCGTCCAAGAACTACGTCATGGGTTTCACCCGGACGATGCAGGCGGAGGCCCAGGGCACCGGCGTGCAGGTGCAGCTCTTGATTCCGGGCGTGATCGCCACCGAGTTCCACGAGGTGGCGGGCAACAATCTCTCCAACTTTCCGCCGGAGCGGGTCATGCAGGCCGGCGACCTGGTCGCCGCCTCGCTGCGTGCGTTGGAGATGAACGAGCCCGTCTGTATTCCCTCGCTGCCCGACATCAAGGACTGGGACGCTTATGTCGCCGCCGAGCGTGCCCTCACTCCCCAGGTCTCGCGTGATCGCGTGGCGCCCCGCTATCAGCGGGGGAGCTGA
- a CDS encoding Fpg/Nei family DNA glycosylase encodes MPEGNIIHRLARVHHRWLVGRPFTADSPQGRFSQDARRLSGRTLLAVEAHGKHLFHHFEGGVHLHLHLGLFGNIRHFRAGAPPPSAACRLRLASPHATLHLSGPHCCELLSPEAERALRARLGEDPLRPEASPARAFEALRRSRAPLATVLLDQERISGVGNILRAEALFLANLPPQLPASELRPEDFERLWAALRLLLEDAARDGRIVTPHAPPTALTRPGKRREDRFTVYDREGLPCPRCATPIVRLPLSGRGLFFCPCCQAPRGKKR; translated from the coding sequence GTGCCCGAAGGAAACATCATCCACCGGCTCGCGCGCGTCCACCATCGCTGGCTGGTGGGCCGCCCGTTCACCGCCGACTCGCCCCAGGGGCGCTTCTCCCAGGACGCTCGTCGGCTGTCAGGGCGGACGCTGCTGGCCGTGGAGGCGCACGGCAAGCACCTCTTCCACCACTTCGAGGGGGGCGTGCACCTCCACCTGCACCTGGGGCTCTTCGGCAACATCCGGCACTTCCGCGCCGGGGCCCCGCCCCCTTCCGCCGCCTGCCGGCTGCGGCTGGCCTCCCCCCATGCCACCCTTCACCTCTCGGGCCCGCACTGCTGTGAGCTGCTGAGCCCGGAGGCCGAGCGGGCCCTGCGCGCCCGGCTGGGGGAGGATCCGCTGCGGCCCGAGGCCTCCCCGGCACGCGCCTTCGAGGCGCTGCGCCGGAGCCGTGCGCCGCTGGCCACCGTGCTGCTGGACCAGGAGCGCATCTCGGGCGTGGGCAACATCCTGCGCGCCGAGGCACTCTTCCTGGCGAACCTGCCGCCCCAGCTCCCTGCCTCCGAGCTGCGGCCCGAGGACTTCGAGCGCCTGTGGGCGGCGCTCCGCCTGCTGCTGGAGGACGCGGCGCGCGATGGCCGCATCGTCACGCCCCACGCACCGCCCACCGCCCTCACCCGTCCCGGCAAGCGGCGCGAGGACCGGTTCACCGTCTATGACCGCGAGGGCCTGCCCTGCCCCCGGTGCGCCACCCCCATTGTCCGCCTGCCGCTCTCCGGGCGGGGCCTGTTCTTTTGTCCATGTTGTCAGGCGCCTCGCGGCAAGAAGCGCTGA
- a CDS encoding SMP-30/gluconolactonase/LRE family protein, translating into MARTPGLFEYRQHHFSAGGQGLWPNILGAEPPQPETRRIDGMQELTFAGALSPLRGAKQRRRIHQDEANVFQRTLLHLGGPGWGRWYGSGNGEKVGDRCAVLLRRKPGLHRRTFHQFVNHTLGPSLAGIPQVKELRSQVFLPWLKELWNTPGVAHANPPEDRFDASLVLGFASEEDMGAFFASPQVNGLAGELRHHCSALQAYRISRTYTYVVEGRPALPQVKPERKPSLAPLKRALPTPPARAARTAGSHPFPEARLLRLSGEAPEDVVADSEGRLVCGVKGGRILRLDPVTGKEEVLGNTGGRPLGLELLADGTVLVCDAHRGLLKLDPRTASIETLVQFVGETPLRFCSNVTAARDGTLWFTESTHRFDFEHFVGAMYEHRPSGRLFRRDPDGHVETVLEDLFFANGVTLTEDESALIFAETDGYRLSRYWLKGPKRGQTDILAGNLPGFPDNLSRSQDGKFWVALVTPRNPLLDRLGTSPGWIRKALWRVPDALQPEPAKTVWALAFDEQGRPLADLQTQRDDFYGATGAAESKGALYLASIYGNGLLQVQLPR; encoded by the coding sequence ATGGCAAGAACGCCGGGCCTTTTCGAGTACCGGCAGCACCACTTCTCTGCCGGGGGCCAGGGCCTGTGGCCCAACATCCTCGGGGCCGAGCCCCCCCAGCCTGAGACCAGGCGCATCGACGGCATGCAGGAGCTCACCTTCGCCGGGGCACTGAGCCCCCTGAGGGGCGCCAAGCAGCGCAGGCGGATTCACCAGGACGAAGCCAACGTGTTCCAGCGCACCCTCCTCCACCTGGGCGGACCGGGCTGGGGCCGCTGGTATGGCAGCGGCAACGGCGAAAAGGTGGGCGACAGGTGCGCCGTGCTGTTGCGGCGGAAGCCCGGTCTCCACCGTCGCACGTTCCACCAGTTCGTGAACCACACGCTGGGTCCCTCCCTTGCCGGCATTCCCCAGGTGAAGGAACTGCGCAGCCAGGTGTTCCTGCCCTGGCTGAAGGAACTCTGGAACACCCCGGGGGTGGCCCATGCCAACCCGCCCGAGGACCGCTTCGATGCCTCGCTCGTGCTGGGCTTCGCCAGCGAAGAGGACATGGGGGCATTCTTCGCCTCACCGCAGGTCAACGGCCTGGCCGGGGAACTGAGGCATCACTGCTCCGCCCTCCAGGCCTACCGGATCTCGCGCACCTATACCTATGTGGTGGAGGGGCGCCCGGCGCTGCCTCAGGTCAAACCCGAGCGGAAGCCTTCCCTGGCCCCCCTCAAGCGTGCCCTTCCCACGCCTCCCGCGCGGGCGGCCCGGACCGCCGGGTCCCATCCCTTTCCCGAAGCGCGGCTGCTCCGCTTGAGTGGGGAGGCCCCGGAAGACGTCGTGGCGGACAGCGAGGGACGGCTGGTGTGCGGGGTGAAAGGCGGCCGGATCCTCCGGCTCGACCCTGTCACCGGGAAGGAGGAGGTGCTGGGCAACACGGGCGGGCGCCCCCTCGGCCTGGAGCTGCTCGCGGATGGGACGGTGCTCGTCTGCGATGCCCATCGCGGTTTACTGAAGCTCGACCCGCGCACCGCATCCATCGAAACCCTGGTGCAATTCGTCGGGGAGACGCCCCTGCGCTTCTGTTCGAACGTGACCGCGGCGCGGGATGGAACGCTCTGGTTCACCGAGTCGACCCACCGCTTCGACTTCGAGCACTTCGTGGGGGCGATGTACGAGCATCGCCCGTCGGGGCGGCTGTTCCGCCGTGACCCGGACGGCCATGTGGAGACCGTGCTCGAAGACCTGTTCTTCGCGAACGGTGTCACCCTGACGGAGGATGAATCCGCGCTGATCTTCGCCGAGACCGACGGCTACCGGCTGTCGCGCTACTGGCTGAAGGGGCCGAAGCGAGGACAGACAGACATCCTCGCCGGCAACCTGCCTGGCTTCCCGGACAACCTCTCGAGAAGCCAGGACGGAAAGTTCTGGGTGGCCCTCGTGACGCCCCGGAACCCGCTGCTGGACCGTCTGGGGACGAGCCCAGGCTGGATTCGGAAGGCATTGTGGCGGGTTCCCGACGCCCTCCAGCCAGAGCCCGCCAAGACCGTCTGGGCCCTGGCGTTCGATGAACAAGGGCGCCCGCTCGCGGACCTTCAAACACAGCGTGACGACTTCTACGGCGCTACCGGCGCCGCCGAGTCGAAGGGCGCCCTGTACCTGGCCAGCATCTATGGCAACGGCCTGCTCCAGGTTCAGCTCCCCCGCTGA
- a CDS encoding DMT family transporter — protein MSALRRGADAFLFQVMLGLCTFWGVQQVAIKAAAPDIVPMMQAMARSGIAALLVGLMMSWRGDWKLAGGTLPAGLLTGVLFALEFLFIALGLQYTLASHISVFLYTSPIFSALGLHLLLPSERLRRLQWLGIALCFGGIALAFSGGVSLDQMDARMLLGDALGILGGAAWGATTVAIRASRLSEAPPTLTLFYQLAIAFVALLVLAAVTGQVHQVSLTPLGVGSVLFQGVLVSFASYLIWFWLMRRYLASHLAVLSFMTPLFGVTFGVVLLDEPLSLNFVAGAVLVLLGIFLVNSEQWIRRLLSGSGVPREPHS, from the coding sequence ATGAGCGCTCTCCGGCGGGGGGCTGATGCCTTCCTGTTTCAGGTGATGCTCGGCCTGTGCACCTTCTGGGGCGTGCAGCAGGTGGCCATCAAGGCCGCGGCGCCCGACATCGTGCCGATGATGCAGGCCATGGCCCGCTCCGGCATCGCCGCGCTGCTGGTGGGGCTCATGATGAGCTGGCGCGGCGACTGGAAGCTGGCCGGGGGCACGCTGCCCGCGGGACTGCTGACCGGCGTGCTGTTCGCCCTCGAGTTCCTCTTCATCGCGCTCGGCCTGCAGTACACCCTGGCGTCCCACATCTCGGTGTTCCTTTACACCTCGCCCATCTTCTCCGCGCTCGGCCTGCACCTGCTCCTGCCCAGCGAGCGCCTGCGGCGTTTGCAATGGCTGGGTATCGCCCTGTGCTTTGGCGGCATCGCGCTGGCCTTCAGCGGCGGGGTGTCGCTGGACCAGATGGATGCGCGGATGCTCCTCGGGGATGCGCTGGGCATTCTGGGCGGCGCGGCCTGGGGCGCCACCACCGTGGCCATCCGGGCCTCCCGGTTGTCCGAGGCTCCGCCCACCCTGACGCTGTTCTACCAGTTGGCCATCGCCTTCGTGGCGCTGCTGGTCCTCGCCGCCGTGACCGGGCAGGTCCATCAGGTGTCGCTCACCCCCCTGGGCGTGGGCAGCGTGCTGTTCCAGGGCGTGCTGGTGTCATTCGCCAGCTACCTCATCTGGTTCTGGCTGATGCGCCGCTACCTGGCGTCGCACCTGGCGGTGCTCTCCTTCATGACGCCCCTCTTCGGCGTCACCTTCGGCGTGGTGTTGCTGGATGAGCCGCTCAGCCTGAACTTCGTCGCCGGGGCCGTGTTGGTGCTGCTGGGCATCTTTCTGGTCAACTCGGAGCAGTGGATCCGCCGGCTGCTGTCAGGCTCCGGGGTGCCTCGCGAACCTCATTCCTGA
- the ureC gene encoding urease subunit alpha, translating to MSKSIPRADYGVLYGPTTGDLVRLGDTGLLAQVERDHTSYGDECIFGGGKVLREGMGQNVGVGDADALDCVVTSALIIDWTGVYKADIGIKAGRIVGIGKAGNPDVMAVTPGMVVGVTTEVISAEGLIVTAGGIDTHIHLICPQQADEALASGITTWVGGGTGPATGSKATTCTPGAWNIHRMLEATDTLPLNIGLTGKGNTSLPAGLVEQIAAGAVGLKLHEDWGTSPAAIDTCLSVAEEEDIQVTIHTDTLNEGGSVDDSIAAFKGRTIHTYHSEGAGGGHAPDIIRVCGEPNVVPSSTNPTRPFTVNTLAEHLDMLMVCHHLKKDIPEDLAFANSRIRGGTIAAEDVLNDIGAISMISSDSQAMGRVGEVINRTWQTAHKMREQRGRLPEDTAGNDNFRIRRYVAKYTINPAIAHGMSHEIGSVETGKLADLVLWKPAFFGMRPELVVKGGIVAWSQMGDPGAAIPTPQPSFMRPMFGALGRARGATSIAFVSARSLAAGGAVRELGLTKRLAAVQKCRKIGKVDMKLNDALPNLSVVSDEFKVYMDKRLLTVEPATRLPLAQLYSLF from the coding sequence ATGAGCAAGTCCATCCCTCGTGCGGATTACGGTGTATTGTATGGCCCCACCACGGGCGATCTCGTCCGGCTGGGAGACACTGGATTGCTGGCGCAGGTGGAGAGGGACCACACCTCCTATGGCGACGAGTGCATCTTCGGCGGCGGCAAGGTGCTGCGCGAAGGCATGGGCCAGAACGTTGGCGTGGGCGACGCGGACGCCCTGGACTGCGTCGTCACCAGCGCGCTCATCATTGATTGGACCGGCGTCTACAAAGCGGACATCGGCATCAAGGCGGGGCGCATTGTCGGCATCGGCAAGGCGGGCAACCCGGACGTGATGGCGGTGACCCCGGGCATGGTGGTGGGCGTCACCACCGAGGTCATCTCCGCCGAGGGGCTCATCGTCACGGCGGGCGGCATCGACACGCACATCCACCTCATCTGCCCGCAGCAGGCGGACGAGGCGCTCGCCAGCGGCATCACCACCTGGGTGGGGGGCGGCACGGGGCCGGCGACGGGGAGCAAGGCCACCACCTGCACGCCCGGCGCATGGAACATCCACCGGATGCTGGAAGCCACGGACACGTTGCCGCTCAACATCGGCCTCACGGGCAAGGGCAACACCTCCCTGCCCGCGGGCCTGGTGGAGCAGATCGCCGCGGGGGCGGTGGGCCTCAAGCTGCACGAGGACTGGGGAACCTCCCCCGCCGCCATCGACACCTGCCTGAGCGTGGCCGAGGAAGAGGACATCCAGGTCACCATCCACACGGACACGCTGAACGAGGGCGGCTCCGTGGATGACTCCATCGCCGCCTTCAAGGGCCGCACCATCCACACCTACCACTCGGAGGGGGCCGGTGGCGGTCACGCGCCGGACATCATCCGCGTGTGCGGCGAGCCCAATGTGGTGCCGAGTTCGACAAACCCGACGCGCCCCTTCACGGTGAACACGCTGGCCGAGCACCTGGACATGCTCATGGTGTGTCACCACCTGAAGAAGGACATCCCCGAGGATCTGGCCTTCGCCAACAGCCGCATCCGGGGCGGGACGATCGCCGCGGAGGACGTGCTGAACGACATAGGCGCCATCAGCATGATCTCCTCGGACAGCCAGGCCATGGGCCGGGTGGGCGAGGTCATCAACCGCACCTGGCAGACGGCGCACAAGATGCGGGAGCAGCGGGGGCGGCTGCCCGAGGACACGGCCGGCAACGACAACTTCCGGATCCGCCGCTACGTGGCCAAGTACACCATCAACCCGGCCATCGCCCATGGCATGTCGCATGAGATTGGCTCGGTGGAGACGGGCAAGCTGGCGGACCTGGTGCTGTGGAAGCCGGCCTTCTTCGGCATGCGCCCAGAGCTGGTGGTCAAGGGCGGCATCGTCGCCTGGTCCCAGATGGGAGACCCGGGGGCGGCCATTCCCACGCCCCAGCCCTCCTTCATGCGGCCGATGTTCGGCGCCCTGGGACGGGCGCGGGGGGCCACGAGCATCGCCTTCGTCTCGGCGCGCTCCCTGGCGGCAGGAGGAGCCGTGCGGGAACTGGGCCTGACCAAGCGCCTCGCGGCGGTGCAGAAGTGCCGGAAGATCGGCAAAGTGGACATGAAGCTCAACGACGCGCTGCCCAACCTGAGCGTGGTCTCGGATGAATTCAAGGTCTACATGGACAAGAGGCTGCTCACGGTGGAGCCCGCGACGCGCCTGCCCCTCGCCCAGCTCTATTCGCTGTTCTGA
- a CDS encoding urease accessory protein UreF, with protein sequence MGVPWRVLQLADSGFPTGGFAHSGGLEAALQQGEVRGREGLERFARELLWQTGHGALPILGAAHGEPSSLPVLDARMEAFLTNHVANRASRTQGRAFLGTCARIFPGPVGPLQHTARKAGLRYHHAPLFGAVLRALEVERLDAQQLFLSLTLRGTLSAAVRMGMVGTHESHQIQHQCAPLLDEVFTACSELGVEALSQTSPLMDLLSATHDRLYSRLFLS encoded by the coding sequence ATGGGCGTCCCCTGGAGGGTGCTACAGCTGGCGGACTCGGGCTTTCCCACCGGGGGCTTCGCGCACTCGGGGGGACTGGAGGCGGCACTGCAGCAAGGTGAGGTGCGCGGCCGCGAGGGGCTGGAGCGCTTCGCACGGGAGCTGCTCTGGCAGACGGGGCATGGCGCCCTGCCCATCCTGGGCGCCGCGCACGGCGAGCCCTCCTCGCTTCCCGTGCTGGACGCCCGGATGGAGGCGTTCCTCACCAACCACGTGGCCAATCGGGCAAGCCGCACCCAGGGGCGGGCGTTCCTGGGGACGTGCGCGCGCATCTTCCCCGGGCCCGTGGGCCCCTTGCAGCACACCGCCCGGAAAGCGGGGCTGCGCTACCACCATGCCCCCCTCTTCGGCGCGGTGCTGCGTGCCTTGGAGGTCGAGCGGCTCGATGCCCAGCAGCTCTTCCTGTCGCTGACCCTGCGCGGAACGCTCTCCGCGGCGGTCCGGATGGGCATGGTGGGCACCCACGAGTCCCACCAGATTCAGCACCAGTGTGCCCCTTTGTTGGATGAGGTCTTCACTGCTTGTTCCGAGCTGGGCGTCGAGGCGCTGAGCCAGACCTCACCGCTGATGGACCTGCTCAGCGCCACACACGACCGGCTCTATTCACGGCTCTTTCTTTCCTGA
- a CDS encoding GNAT family N-acetyltransferase, translated as MILRNVSDEDLPIFFEHQRDPEALRMAAFPSREQDAFMTHWRTTVLRPENVTRTIVRGHVAVGYIGSWEQEAKRLVGYWIGREHWGQGLATRALSEFLVLEPARPLHAWVARHNLASIRVLEKCGFHPLINENPHPPGEVAEVLMRLGST; from the coding sequence ATGATCCTCCGCAACGTCTCCGATGAGGACCTTCCCATCTTCTTCGAACACCAGCGCGACCCAGAAGCGCTGCGCATGGCCGCATTTCCATCACGGGAGCAGGATGCGTTCATGACCCACTGGCGCACCACGGTTCTCCGCCCCGAGAACGTCACCCGCACCATCGTGAGGGGCCACGTGGCCGTTGGGTACATCGGCAGTTGGGAACAGGAGGCCAAGCGCCTCGTCGGCTACTGGATTGGCCGCGAGCATTGGGGCCAAGGCCTCGCCACTCGGGCCCTCTCTGAGTTTCTCGTGCTCGAGCCCGCCCGGCCGCTTCATGCGTGGGTCGCTCGCCACAACCTCGCGTCGATCCGCGTCCTGGAGAAGTGTGGCTTCCACCCCCTCATCAACGAGAACCCGCATCCCCCGGGTGAAGTCGCCGAAGTCCTCATGAGGCTTGGTTCAACGTAG
- a CDS encoding tyrosine-protein phosphatase has protein sequence MEVARRLANFRDVGGLKTADGRTFRTGVLFRSGELSRMNAEDWVTLRGLGIQLICDLRSPGESQKRRLRLTDASIRVVNIPIHEQATQDGSRRKLLGFLFGKAGGERFREFSRAYYHHIAFEQTARIREVITLLAGERNLPAVIHCTAGKDRTGFLAALIQLLAGVRYEEVMEDYLRTNDFFAPQLEKFLKVMRVLTLSQVSPERMRLILMAHPDFLDEVYGTLMKRYGSVETYLREACGIEQDTLRKLKDRLLA, from the coding sequence ATGGAAGTTGCTCGGCGGTTGGCGAATTTCCGCGACGTTGGTGGCCTGAAGACGGCGGACGGAAGGACGTTCCGGACCGGTGTGCTGTTCCGCTCGGGTGAGCTGTCCCGCATGAACGCTGAAGATTGGGTCACGCTGCGCGGGCTCGGCATCCAGTTGATCTGCGATCTTCGTTCTCCAGGCGAGAGCCAGAAGAGGCGCCTGCGCCTGACGGACGCGTCGATCCGGGTGGTCAACATTCCCATCCACGAGCAAGCGACCCAGGACGGCAGCCGCAGGAAGCTGCTCGGCTTCCTGTTCGGCAAGGCCGGCGGCGAGCGGTTCCGGGAGTTCAGCAGAGCGTATTATCACCACATCGCATTCGAGCAGACAGCCCGCATCCGTGAGGTCATCACGTTGCTCGCCGGGGAGCGGAATCTTCCGGCGGTGATCCACTGCACGGCGGGCAAGGACCGTACCGGCTTCCTGGCGGCCCTGATCCAGTTGCTGGCCGGCGTCCGCTACGAGGAGGTGATGGAGGACTACCTGCGGACCAACGATTTCTTCGCCCCGCAGCTGGAGAAGTTTCTCAAGGTGATGCGGGTCTTGACGCTGTCGCAGGTCTCACCGGAGCGCATGCGGTTGATCCTGATGGCGCACCCCGATTTCCTGGACGAGGTGTACGGCACCCTCATGAAGCGGTATGGCTCGGTCGAGACCTACCTCCGCGAAGCCTGCGGGATTGAGCAAGACACGCTGCGGAAGCTCAAGGACCGTCTCCTGGCGTAA
- a CDS encoding urease accessory protein UreD: MRLLTPRNHGHAAWVYTSLFGDGLVDGDQLSLEMRVAAGATALLSSRGNTRIYRSPQGCRSVLSARVEKGALLILVPDPTTCYTGARFEQRQDIHLAPEASLILMDLVTTGRRATGERWDFSHFSSSLGVYREGRALFDERWLLDPAQGPLSERLGRFDALGTVLLVGPASAAAREALAGRVGALPITPGARLVCSASPIGSDGLVLRAAATSPELLMHTATDWLSFLPALLGDDPWSHGS, encoded by the coding sequence ATGCGGCTGTTAACACCGCGCAACCACGGGCACGCCGCCTGGGTCTACACCAGCCTGTTCGGTGACGGCTTGGTGGATGGAGACCAGCTCTCCCTGGAGATGCGCGTGGCCGCGGGCGCCACCGCTCTCCTGTCCAGCCGGGGCAACACCCGGATCTACCGCTCGCCGCAAGGCTGCCGGAGTGTGTTGTCCGCCCGGGTGGAGAAGGGGGCCTTGCTCATCTTGGTTCCAGATCCCACCACCTGCTACACGGGCGCCCGGTTCGAGCAACGCCAGGACATCCATCTGGCCCCCGAGGCCTCCCTCATCCTGATGGATCTCGTCACCACGGGCCGCCGCGCCACTGGCGAGCGCTGGGACTTCTCCCACTTCTCCTCGTCGCTCGGCGTCTACCGGGAGGGCCGCGCGTTGTTCGACGAGCGTTGGCTGCTGGATCCTGCCCAGGGGCCGCTCTCCGAGCGGCTGGGCCGGTTCGACGCGCTGGGAACCGTGCTCCTGGTAGGGCCTGCGTCCGCTGCGGCCCGCGAGGCGCTCGCCGGGCGCGTGGGTGCCCTGCCCATCACTCCAGGCGCTCGGCTCGTCTGCTCCGCCAGCCCGATCGGAAGCGATGGGCTGGTCCTCCGGGCGGCCGCCACCTCACCCGAACTGCTGATGCACACGGCCACGGATTGGCTGTCTTTTTTGCCCGCCCTGCTGGGCGATGACCCCTGGTCTCACGGCAGCTGA
- the ureG gene encoding urease accessory protein UreG produces MHDDHRGHGHDDHDHTHEEMEHPGHFHEREPSQLRDFAARSFTIGIGGPVGSGKTALVLALCRALRDGYRLGVVTNDIFTKEDAEFLVRNKALSPERIKAVETGGCPHAAIREDISHNLLALEELMEELKPQLLIVESGGDNLAAQYSRELADYTIYVIDVAGGDKVPRKGGPGITQSDLLIINKTDLAPHVGADLSVMDRDARKMRGDGPFVFTQVTKGVGLQEVIDHILGAWRKATGSA; encoded by the coding sequence ATGCACGACGACCACCGCGGCCACGGCCATGACGATCACGACCACACCCATGAGGAGATGGAGCACCCCGGCCACTTCCACGAGCGCGAGCCGAGCCAGCTCCGCGACTTCGCCGCGCGTTCCTTCACCATCGGGATTGGAGGACCGGTGGGCAGCGGGAAGACGGCGCTGGTGCTGGCGCTGTGCCGCGCGCTGAGGGATGGCTACCGGCTTGGCGTGGTGACCAACGACATCTTCACCAAGGAAGATGCCGAGTTCCTGGTCCGCAACAAGGCGCTGTCTCCTGAGCGCATCAAGGCGGTGGAAACGGGGGGGTGCCCTCACGCAGCCATCCGTGAGGACATCAGCCACAACCTGCTCGCGCTCGAAGAGCTGATGGAAGAGCTCAAGCCGCAGTTGCTCATCGTGGAGAGCGGCGGCGACAACCTGGCGGCGCAGTACAGCCGCGAGCTGGCGGATTACACGATCTACGTCATCGACGTGGCGGGCGGAGACAAGGTGCCCCGCAAGGGTGGACCGGGCATCACCCAATCGGACCTGCTGATCATCAACAAGACGGACCTGGCGCCGCACGTGGGCGCGGACCTGTCGGTGATGGACCGCGACGCGCGGAAGATGCGCGGTGACGGGCCCTTCGTCTTCACCCAGGTGACGAAAGGCGTGGGGCTGCAAGAGGTCATCGACCACATCCTCGGAGCGTGGCGCAAGGCGACGGGCTCCGCCTGA